In Chiloscyllium plagiosum isolate BGI_BamShark_2017 chromosome 30, ASM401019v2, whole genome shotgun sequence, a genomic segment contains:
- the LOC122564948 gene encoding nucleus accumbens-associated protein 2-like, whose amino-acid sequence MAQILHLEIPNFGNNVLGCLNEQRLMGLFCDVSIVVKGQSFKAHRAVLAANSLYFRDLFSGNSKSAFELPAMVPPACFQQILSFCYTGKLTMAASEQLVVMYTAGFLQIQRIVEKGTELMFKVSSPHCDSQTTSIEDTGSEPQSPCPLQPPATPTVVSPALPIPLLSRVKSEHCEQDLTAPGIHTLATKRSLDANLRESASHLNCATPLKLPRVSYSGSWGTTSYVQPVTYVQAERTSPGGSSNQTTDSPTSYHNEEEDDDDEAYETMGEDQYGQMYIKASTGYPVQEKVGQLANHMPVENRSCVLVRRDLVALPASLISQIGYRCHPKLYSEGDPGEKLELVSGSGVYITRGQLMNCHLCAGVKHKVLLRRLLASFFDRNTLANSCGTGIRSSTSDPSRKPLDSRVLNAVKLYCQNFAPNFKESEMNVIAADMCTNARRVRKRWLPKIKSMLPDGMEVYRTVIGDANGGSSLDPELYGTGSTFEQSSQAEKRNDSGTVLGERANPVSIDVESPKSEQSCEQNEMMESVIREAAGTNVLPLDTPNTVHTFDQEDTSSNNRSETPMRKLDGTYAGTL is encoded by the exons ATGGCTCAGATCCTCCATCTCGAGATTCCAAATTTTGGGAACAATGTCCTGGGATGCCTGAACGAACAGCGGTTAATGGGGTTGTTTTGCGATGTCTCTATCGTTGTCAAAGGTCAATCCTTCAAGGCGCACCGTGCTGTGCTGGCTGCCAATAGCCTTTATTTCCGGGACTTGTTCAGTGGCAACAGCAAAAGTGCATTTGAGTTGCCCGCCATGGTGCCACCTGCCTGCTTTCAGCAGATCCTTTCCTTTTGTTACACTGGCAAGCTCACCATGGCAGCTAGTGAGCAGCTGGTGGTGATGTATACAGCAGGCTTCCTGCAAATACAACGCATTGTTGAGAAAGGAACTGAACTGATGTTCAAAGTGAGCTCCCCACACTGTGACTCTCAGACCACCTCCATTGAAGACACTGGCTCTGAACCACAGAGTCCTTGTCCCCTACAGCCACCTGCCACTCCAACAGTTGTGTCTCCAGCTTTGCCCATTCCGTTGCTTTCTCGAGTGAAGAGTGAACACTGTGAGCAAGATCTGACAGCACCTGGCATTCATACACTTGCAACAAAGCGCTCACTGGATGCCAACCTGCGTGAGAGTGCCAGTCACCTAAACTGTGCGACACCTTTGAAGTTGCCCAGAGTTTCCTATTCTGGATCCTGGGGAACCACATCTTATGTGCAGCCGGTAACCTACGTTCAAGCAGAGCGCACAAGCCCAGGTGGAAGCAGCAATCAGACCACAGACAGTCCAACCTCCTACCATAATGAGGaagaggatgatgatgatgaagcaTATGAGACAATGGGAGAAGATCAGTATGGACAGATGTACATCAAGGCATCAACAGGATATCCTG TTCAAGAGAAGGTTGGGCAATTGGCAAACCACATGCCAGTAGAGAATCGCTCCTGTGTGCTTGTTCGCCGTGATTTGGTTGCACTCCCTGCTAGTCTCATCAGTCAGATTGGCTACAGGTGTCACCCGAAGCTATACTCTGAGGGTGATCCTGGTGAGAAACTTGAACTTGTCTCAG GTTCAGGAGTTTATATCACACGAGGTCAGCTGATGAACTGCCACCTCTGTGCAGGGGTTAAGCACAAGGTCCTCCTCCGTCGCCTGCTTGCCTCATTCTTTGACCG CAACACTTTGGCAAATAGTTGCGGCACAGGGATCCGTTCCTCCACAAGTGACCCCAGCAGAAAGCCTCTGGATAGCAGAGTCTTGAATGCAGTGAAAT TATATTGTCAGAACTTTGCTCCCAACTTCAAAGAAAGTGAGATGAATGTGATTGCTGCTGACATGTGCACTAATGCTCGACGGGTTCGCAAGCGTTGGCTTCCCAAGATCAAATCCATGCTCCCTGATGGAATGGAAGTATATCGCACTGTTATCGGAGATGCAAATGGTGGAAGCAGCTTGGACCCGGAGCTCTATGGAACTGGGTCAACATTTGAGCAAAGTAGTCAAGCTGAGAAGAGGAATGATTCTGGGACTGTACTCGGAGAAAGAGCAAACCCTGTAAGCATAGACGTAGAGTCCCCCAAATCTGAGCAGTCATGTGAACAGAATGAAATGATGGAGTCAGTAATAAGAGAAGCTGCTGGCACTAATGTTTTGCCCCTAGACACACCCAACACAGTCCACACTTTTGACCAAGAGGACACTTCCTCTAACAATAGATCTGAAACACCCATGCGGAAACTGGATGGAACATATGCAGGGACCTTGTGA